One Azospirillum sp. B510 genomic window carries:
- a CDS encoding response regulator, with protein sequence MISLDFSRISLRDWQGIPEFDCEDGGSDAGPGPLGQGGAMPTVLVVDDDPMLRLTLRHLLESAGVEVVEAEDGDEAMRLFRAGRPDLVICDLVMPFADGLQTIMRMRRLAPAAKIIAISGGGRSKAMDLLAVARQMGADHALAKPIERSQIALIVDFCGRDGGGPPLPRGL encoded by the coding sequence ATGATTTCTCTGGATTTTTCGAGGATATCTTTAAGAGATTGGCAAGGCATTCCGGAGTTTGATTGTGAAGATGGCGGATCCGATGCCGGGCCGGGTCCCTTGGGGCAAGGGGGTGCGATGCCGACCGTGCTTGTGGTTGATGATGATCCCATGCTTCGTCTGACGCTGCGCCATCTTCTCGAAAGCGCGGGAGTTGAGGTGGTCGAGGCGGAGGATGGCGACGAGGCCATGCGGCTGTTCCGGGCGGGCCGGCCGGATCTGGTGATCTGCGATCTGGTGATGCCGTTCGCCGATGGCCTCCAGACGATCATGCGGATGCGGCGCCTTGCTCCTGCGGCCAAGATCATCGCCATCTCCGGCGGCGGCCGCAGCAAGGCGATGGATCTGCTGGCGGTCGCGCGGCAGATGGGGGCCGATCATGCGCTCGCCAAACCGATCGAACGCAGCCAGATCGCCCTCATCGTCGATTTCTGCGGCCGCGATGGCGGCGGCCCGCCGTTGCCGCGCGGCCTCTGA
- a CDS encoding ATP-binding protein: MPASGSSSAPPSRPPPFHPISGPARALRDRLTSVRFLMTASGLAFILVVNALIGYGILQSRSEALDAGERATRDLARMLEAQTLRVAMVVDHLLRDLCFALGTYSDGGGRGSPAVHDHLRKRRDAVSELADLVVIGADGIALHHSADAPLPTATLTDRAYFTGPRDSADQRLFVGATISSRVMTGQRVIPFSRRWTDDQGGFRGVMVAMIDPTRLAATLESQHIDRKGGVILALRDGTVLLERPQAQSGAEGGAEGGPQRNGLGGLSDWPAVRAALAAHDEATIRTAFPAQPASIGASGIDSLVSVRRVRDYPFVIVATLPVDAALREWRRNTAVWTGIGAVMTIAIALLTAFIVRQHARREQDQARLARASRRIRGILDSMLDAVVTFDSNGRIITFNRAAELMFGMPEHRMVGQPIEALIPGARGGADDRDLTALRRDGHAFPVSFTVGDLRLDGGPCTPAALPAALGGVRPDEPRICVGVIRDMTRRKQQEAELIASKTQAELANRAKTEFLANMSHELRTPLNAIIGFAEVLSSEFFGTVNERQKSCITDIHDSGRHLLDIVNAVLDMSKLEFGQFDLSEESVEAHEAIGQCLMMVRDRAAAAGIAIHNEVTAAIALLWVDRRAFKQVILNLLSNAVKFTPDGGQITVSAGLEADGGFRLTVADTGIGIPAAFMADLFQPFRQAENTANRRYEGTGLGLSISKNFIDLHGGTLSCQSGLGAGTSMTVRLPACRVIDCPAGAQAGMKQAGTTQAGMKAPA, encoded by the coding sequence ATGCCCGCCTCCGGGTCCTCCTCCGCGCCACCCTCCCGCCCGCCGCCATTCCACCCGATCTCCGGTCCGGCACGGGCGTTGCGCGACCGGCTGACATCGGTGCGCTTCCTGATGACCGCCTCGGGCCTCGCCTTCATCCTGGTGGTGAACGCGCTGATCGGCTACGGCATCCTTCAGAGCCGGAGCGAGGCGCTGGACGCGGGGGAACGGGCGACGCGCGATCTCGCCCGCATGCTGGAGGCGCAGACCCTGCGGGTGGCCATGGTGGTGGATCATCTGCTGCGCGACCTCTGCTTCGCGCTCGGAACCTATTCCGACGGCGGCGGCCGGGGCAGCCCGGCCGTGCATGACCATCTGCGCAAACGGCGCGACGCCGTCAGCGAACTGGCCGACCTCGTGGTGATCGGCGCCGACGGCATCGCCCTGCACCATTCGGCCGACGCGCCGCTGCCGACGGCCACCCTGACGGACCGCGCCTATTTCACCGGACCGCGCGACAGCGCCGACCAGCGGCTCTTCGTCGGCGCCACCATCTCCAGCCGGGTGATGACCGGACAGCGCGTCATCCCCTTCAGCCGGCGCTGGACCGACGATCAGGGCGGTTTCCGCGGCGTGATGGTCGCCATGATCGATCCGACGCGGCTGGCGGCGACGCTGGAATCCCAGCATATCGACCGCAAGGGCGGCGTGATCCTGGCTCTGCGGGACGGCACCGTCCTGCTGGAGCGGCCGCAGGCCCAGAGCGGGGCAGAGGGCGGGGCGGAGGGCGGGCCGCAACGGAACGGGCTGGGCGGGCTGTCGGATTGGCCGGCTGTCCGGGCGGCGCTGGCGGCGCATGACGAGGCGACCATCCGCACCGCCTTTCCCGCCCAGCCCGCCTCCATCGGCGCCTCCGGCATCGACAGTCTGGTCAGCGTCAGACGGGTGCGGGACTATCCCTTCGTCATCGTGGCGACGCTGCCGGTGGACGCGGCGCTGCGCGAATGGCGGCGCAACACGGCGGTCTGGACCGGCATCGGCGCGGTCATGACCATCGCCATCGCCCTGCTGACCGCCTTCATCGTCCGCCAGCATGCCCGGCGCGAGCAGGATCAGGCCCGGCTGGCCCGCGCCTCGCGCCGGATCCGCGGCATCCTCGATTCCATGCTGGACGCCGTGGTGACCTTCGACAGCAACGGGCGGATCATCACCTTCAACCGCGCGGCGGAGCTGATGTTCGGCATGCCGGAGCACCGGATGGTCGGCCAGCCGATCGAGGCGCTGATCCCCGGCGCGCGCGGCGGCGCCGACGACCGCGACCTGACCGCGCTGCGCCGAGACGGGCACGCCTTCCCCGTCAGCTTCACCGTCGGCGACCTGCGGCTGGACGGCGGCCCCTGCACCCCGGCCGCCTTACCCGCGGCACTCGGGGGGGTGCGCCCGGACGAGCCGCGCATCTGCGTCGGCGTCATCCGCGACATGACCCGCCGCAAGCAGCAGGAGGCCGAGCTGATCGCCTCCAAGACCCAGGCGGAACTGGCGAACCGGGCCAAGACCGAATTCCTCGCCAACATGAGCCACGAACTGCGCACGCCGCTGAACGCCATCATCGGCTTCGCCGAGGTGCTGTCCAGCGAGTTCTTCGGCACCGTCAACGAACGGCAGAAATCCTGCATCACCGACATCCATGACAGCGGCCGCCACCTGCTGGACATCGTCAACGCCGTGCTGGACATGTCGAAGCTGGAATTCGGCCAGTTCGATCTGAGCGAGGAGTCGGTCGAGGCGCATGAGGCGATCGGGCAATGCCTGATGATGGTGCGCGATCGCGCCGCCGCCGCCGGAATCGCCATCCACAACGAGGTGACGGCCGCCATCGCCCTGCTGTGGGTCGACCGCCGGGCCTTCAAGCAGGTGATCCTCAATCTGCTGTCCAACGCGGTGAAGTTCACGCCCGACGGCGGACAAATCACCGTCAGCGCCGGGCTGGAGGCGGATGGCGGCTTCCGGCTGACGGTGGCCGACACCGGCATCGGCATTCCGGCGGCGTTCATGGCCGACCTGTTCCAGCCCTTCCGCCAGGCCGAGAACACCGCCAACCGCCGCTATGAAGGTACCGGGCTCGGCCTGTCGATCTCCAAGAACTTCATCGACCTGCATGGCGGGACGCTGAGCTGCCAGAGCGGGCTGGGGGCCGGCACCAGCATGACGGTGCGGCTGCCCGCCTGCCGGGTGATCGACTGCCCGGCAGGGGCGCAGGCCGGCATGAAGCAGGCCGGCACGACACAGGCCGGCATGAAGGCACCGGCCTGA
- the zapE gene encoding cell division protein ZapE yields the protein MTDGPLSLYRARRGSGTLRPDPDQELAAEKFQSLYQALKGYQPPCAGDGAQAGGDRPGGGGWLERFGLGRRRAAPPPPDIASTAPQGLYIYGSVGRGKSMLMDLFFETAPVGKKRRVHFHEFMLEIHQRIHEHRQSGKGRNDGPDEALPELARALAGEAWLLCFDEFHVTNIVDAMILGRLFTNLFDLGVVVVATSNWPPDMLYKDGLQRELFLPFIALLKDRLDILSLDGPTDYRLDRLKGVPIYHHPLGPASDAALRKAFSDLTGGAAGEPCTLTAQGRRVEIDRAAKSVAWVDFWNLCGKALGAADYLAIATHFHTVLIDRVPTMKDELRNEAKRFMTLIDALYEHKVNVVIAAEGPPERLYPEGTHAFEFERTVSRLMEMQSEDYLQRQHLT from the coding sequence ATGACCGACGGACCGCTTTCGCTCTACCGCGCCCGCCGCGGCAGCGGCACGCTTCGCCCCGATCCCGACCAGGAACTGGCGGCGGAGAAGTTCCAAAGCCTGTATCAGGCGCTGAAGGGCTATCAGCCGCCCTGCGCCGGCGACGGCGCCCAGGCCGGCGGCGACAGGCCGGGCGGCGGGGGCTGGCTGGAGCGCTTCGGGCTCGGCCGCCGCCGGGCCGCGCCGCCGCCGCCGGACATCGCCTCCACCGCGCCGCAGGGGCTGTATATCTACGGCAGCGTCGGGCGCGGCAAGTCGATGCTGATGGACCTGTTCTTCGAGACCGCCCCGGTCGGGAAGAAGCGGCGCGTCCATTTCCATGAATTCATGCTGGAGATTCACCAGCGCATCCACGAGCATCGCCAGTCGGGCAAGGGCCGGAACGACGGTCCCGACGAGGCGCTGCCCGAACTGGCCCGCGCGCTGGCCGGCGAGGCGTGGCTGCTGTGCTTCGACGAGTTCCACGTCACCAACATCGTCGACGCGATGATCCTGGGCCGGCTGTTCACCAACCTGTTCGACCTTGGGGTCGTGGTGGTGGCGACCTCCAACTGGCCGCCGGACATGCTGTACAAGGACGGGCTCCAGCGCGAGCTGTTCCTGCCCTTCATCGCCCTGCTGAAGGACAGGCTGGACATCCTGTCGCTGGACGGCCCGACAGACTACCGGCTGGACCGGCTGAAGGGCGTGCCGATCTACCATCATCCGCTGGGACCGGCGTCGGACGCCGCCCTGCGCAAGGCCTTCTCCGACTTGACCGGCGGCGCGGCGGGCGAGCCCTGCACCCTCACCGCGCAGGGCCGGCGGGTCGAGATCGACCGCGCCGCCAAGAGCGTGGCCTGGGTCGATTTCTGGAACCTGTGCGGCAAGGCGCTGGGGGCGGCCGACTATCTCGCCATCGCCACCCATTTCCACACGGTGCTGATCGACCGCGTCCCCACCATGAAGGACGAGCTGCGCAACGAGGCCAAGCGCTTCATGACGCTGATCGACGCGCTGTACGAGCACAAGGTGAATGTCGTCATCGCCGCCGAGGGGCCGCCGGAACGCCTCTATCCCGAAGGCACCCACGCCTTCGAGTTCGAGCGCACGGTCAGCCGCCTGATGGAGATGCAGAGCGAGGACTATCTGCAACGGCAGCATCTGACCTGA
- a CDS encoding HpcH/HpaI aldolase/citrate lyase family protein — MATTVRPRRSVLYMPGSNPRALEKGRGLPADGLILDLEDAVTPEAKTAARDGIAQALAAGGYGRRELIVRVNGLNTPWGYEDLRMAAASGADAVLLPKVESADAVRQAEAVLRAAGAPAGQAIWCMMETPLGILNAKEIAGATQAVGALVLGTSDLAKDLQAAHTAGRLPLITSLGLCLLAARAYRLAVLDGVHLDLNDDEGFAASCRQGRELGFDGKTLIHPKTIGACNAAFAPDAGEIAQAHRIIAAHAEAAAAGKGVVLVDGKLVENLHVENARRLVTLAEAIAAL; from the coding sequence ATGGCCACGACCGTCCGCCCCCGCCGCAGCGTGCTCTACATGCCGGGCTCGAACCCCCGCGCGCTGGAGAAGGGGCGCGGCCTGCCCGCCGACGGGCTGATCCTCGACCTGGAGGACGCGGTCACCCCCGAGGCCAAGACGGCGGCGCGCGACGGCATCGCCCAGGCGCTGGCCGCCGGCGGCTATGGCCGGCGCGAGCTGATCGTGCGCGTCAACGGGCTGAACACCCCCTGGGGCTATGAGGACCTGCGCATGGCGGCGGCCAGCGGCGCCGACGCCGTGCTGCTGCCGAAGGTGGAGAGCGCCGACGCCGTCCGGCAGGCGGAAGCGGTCCTGCGCGCCGCCGGGGCGCCGGCCGGACAGGCGATCTGGTGCATGATGGAGACGCCGCTCGGCATCCTGAACGCCAAGGAGATCGCCGGCGCCACCCAGGCGGTCGGCGCGCTGGTGCTCGGCACCTCGGACCTCGCCAAGGATTTGCAGGCCGCCCACACCGCCGGGCGGCTGCCGCTGATCACCAGCCTGGGGCTGTGCCTGCTGGCGGCACGGGCCTATCGGCTGGCGGTGCTGGACGGCGTGCATCTGGACCTGAACGACGACGAGGGCTTCGCCGCCTCCTGCCGGCAGGGGCGCGAGCTGGGTTTCGACGGCAAGACGCTGATCCATCCCAAGACCATCGGCGCCTGCAACGCCGCCTTCGCCCCCGACGCCGGGGAGATCGCCCAGGCCCATCGCATCATCGCCGCCCATGCCGAGGCCGCCGCAGCCGGCAAGGGCGTGGTGCTGGTGGACGGCAAGCTGGTGGAGAACCTGCATGTCGAGAACGCCCGCCGGCTGGTGACGCTGGCCGAGGCCATCGCGGCGCTCTGA
- the leuB gene encoding 3-isopropylmalate dehydrogenase — translation MAANNKLLFLPGDGIGPEVMRQVRRVIDWMDRKRKITFDVSEGLVGGAAIDAHGVPLSDATLAEALAVDAVMLGAVGGPKWDNPTDYTKRPEAGLLALRKELGLFANLRPAVVFDALVDASTLKADVIRGLDILIVRELTGGVYFGEPRGITDIGNGERRGVNTQVYTTSEIRRVARVAFELARKRGNKLCSMEKANVMESGLLWRQEVTKLHQEEFQDVELSHMYADNGAMQLLKNPKQFDVIVTDNLFGDILSDEAAMMTGSLGMLPSASLGAPDANGNRKALYEPVHGSAPDIAGRDLANPCATLLSFAMCLRYSFNLDEDAKLIERSIQNVLGGGMRTSDIMAPGMARCSTTVMGDSILRELDKLAS, via the coding sequence ATGGCCGCCAACAACAAGCTTCTGTTCCTCCCCGGTGACGGCATCGGCCCGGAGGTGATGCGCCAGGTTCGCCGTGTCATCGACTGGATGGACCGCAAGCGCAAGATCACCTTCGACGTGTCCGAGGGTCTGGTCGGCGGTGCGGCCATCGACGCCCATGGCGTGCCGCTGTCCGACGCCACCCTGGCCGAGGCGCTGGCGGTGGACGCGGTCATGCTGGGCGCCGTCGGCGGCCCGAAGTGGGACAACCCCACAGACTACACCAAGCGTCCGGAAGCCGGCCTGCTGGCCCTGCGCAAGGAACTCGGCCTGTTCGCCAACCTGCGCCCGGCGGTGGTGTTCGACGCGCTGGTCGACGCCTCGACCCTGAAGGCCGACGTCATCCGCGGGCTGGACATCCTGATCGTGCGCGAACTGACCGGCGGCGTCTATTTCGGTGAGCCGCGCGGCATCACCGACATCGGCAACGGCGAGCGCCGCGGCGTCAACACCCAGGTCTACACCACGTCGGAAATCCGCCGCGTCGCCCGCGTCGCGTTCGAGCTGGCCCGCAAGCGCGGCAACAAGCTCTGCTCGATGGAAAAGGCCAACGTCATGGAATCCGGCCTGCTGTGGCGCCAGGAAGTGACCAAGCTGCACCAGGAGGAGTTCCAGGACGTCGAGCTGAGCCACATGTACGCCGACAACGGCGCCATGCAGCTGCTGAAGAACCCCAAGCAGTTCGACGTCATCGTCACCGACAACCTGTTCGGCGACATCCTGTCGGACGAGGCGGCGATGATGACCGGCTCGCTCGGCATGCTGCCCTCGGCCTCGCTGGGCGCGCCGGACGCCAACGGCAACCGCAAGGCGCTGTACGAGCCGGTGCATGGCTCGGCCCCGGACATCGCCGGACGCGATCTGGCCAACCCCTGCGCCACGCTGCTGTCCTTCGCGATGTGCCTGCGCTACTCGTTCAACCTGGACGAGGATGCCAAGCTGATCGAGCGCTCGATCCAGAATGTGCTGGGCGGCGGCATGCGCACGTCCGACATCATGGCCCCGGGCATGGCGCGCTGCTCCACCACCGTGATGGGTGACTCGATCCTGCGCGAGCTGGACAAGCTGGCCTCCTGA
- a CDS encoding general stress protein, whose product MDPDRQRQIASKGGESVPADKRSFSKNPELAAEAGRKGGRSVPASSRSFSKNPSLAAEAGRKGGQASHGGRSAERPTGDD is encoded by the coding sequence ATGGACCCCGACCGGCAACGCCAGATCGCCAGCAAGGGCGGCGAAAGCGTGCCGGCCGACAAGCGCAGCTTCTCAAAGAACCCGGAACTCGCCGCGGAAGCCGGCCGGAAGGGTGGGCGCAGCGTGCCCGCCTCCTCGCGCAGCTTCTCCAAGAATCCGTCCCTGGCGGCGGAAGCCGGCCGCAAGGGCGGACAGGCGAGCCATGGCGGCCGGTCCGCCGAGCGTCCGACCGGCGACGATTGA
- the cas2 gene encoding CRISPR-associated endonuclease Cas2: MMVLFDLPVLTRPERKAATKFRQFLLDQGFEMSQFSVYMRFCTGKEQVEALTRRIGQNVPSTGKVHILCFTDRQYETMVCFDGRIRAAQRRNPEQYVLF; the protein is encoded by the coding sequence ATGATGGTGCTGTTCGACCTGCCCGTCCTGACCCGGCCCGAACGGAAGGCCGCCACGAAGTTCCGCCAGTTCCTGCTCGACCAGGGATTCGAGATGTCGCAATTTTCCGTCTACATGCGATTTTGCACCGGCAAGGAGCAGGTGGAAGCGCTGACCCGGCGAATCGGGCAGAACGTCCCCTCGACCGGCAAGGTCCATATCTTGTGTTTCACCGATCGCCAATACGAAACTATGGTGTGCTTCGACGGCCGCATCCGCGCGGCGCAACGCAGGAATCCGGAGCAATATGTCCTGTTTTAA
- the pdxY gene encoding pyridoxal kinase PdxY, with protein sequence MKSVLTIQSHVAYGYVGNRAAVFPLQRLGIDATAVNTVQFSNHTGYGAWTGQVFTAEHIADIVDGIAARGALPAQDAILSGYMGAVELGRVILETAARVKAANPKAVYCCDPVMGDVGRGFFVRPGLPEFIRDHAVPAADLMTPNQFELEYLTGSKVETLDNALAATAALRARGPRLVLVTSLTRADADPDSIEMLVDGTDGAWLVATPRLTFDPPPNGSGDAVAALFLAHYLNAFEPADALEKAAAAIFAIFETTKRLGTRELQLIAAQDDFVAPPRRFAATRLR encoded by the coding sequence ATGAAAAGCGTCCTGACCATCCAATCGCATGTCGCCTATGGCTATGTCGGCAACCGCGCCGCGGTGTTTCCGTTGCAGCGCCTGGGGATCGACGCCACGGCGGTGAACACCGTCCAGTTCTCCAACCACACCGGCTATGGCGCCTGGACCGGACAGGTCTTCACGGCGGAGCACATCGCCGACATCGTCGACGGCATCGCCGCCCGCGGCGCGCTGCCGGCGCAGGACGCCATCCTGTCCGGCTATATGGGCGCCGTGGAGCTGGGGCGGGTGATCCTGGAGACGGCGGCGCGGGTCAAGGCGGCCAATCCCAAGGCGGTCTATTGCTGCGACCCGGTGATGGGCGATGTCGGACGCGGCTTCTTCGTGCGGCCCGGCCTGCCCGAATTCATCCGCGACCATGCGGTTCCCGCCGCCGACCTGATGACGCCCAACCAGTTCGAACTGGAATATCTGACCGGCAGCAAGGTCGAAACGCTGGACAACGCCCTGGCCGCCACCGCCGCGCTGCGGGCGCGCGGGCCGCGGCTGGTGCTGGTCACCAGCCTGACCCGCGCCGATGCCGATCCCGACAGCATCGAGATGCTGGTGGACGGCACCGACGGCGCCTGGCTGGTGGCGACGCCGCGCCTGACCTTCGACCCGCCGCCCAACGGATCGGGCGACGCGGTGGCGGCCCTGTTCCTCGCCCATTACCTGAACGCCTTCGAGCCGGCCGACGCGCTGGAGAAGGCGGCGGCGGCGATCTTCGCCATCTTCGAGACCACCAAGCGCCTGGGCACGCGGGAGCTTCAGCTGATCGCCGCCCAGGACGACTTCGTCGCTCCGCCCCGGCGCTTCGCCGCCACCCGCCTGCGCTGA